A region of the Desulfurobacterium atlanticum genome:
GTGTAACAAAGTAAAATTCAACCCTGTTGCAGGTTGAAAGAATCATACATTCATCTATTTGAGGAAGTGCATTTAAAGATAGTATGGCTTCTTCCAGTCTGCCATCCTTCAATGCAAATCTTTCCCTTATTTCAACCGGGGCGGTTTTATGGTTCATTCCTGCAACGCAAAGTTTAATCTCTTTCATCCACAAACCTCAATTTATAATTAAAAAGAGTGTACTCCTTTAAACGCAATGTTAACTCCAATAAAGTTTATCATAACAAGCGCTGTTCCACCAATTGAAAGATAACACAGTTTTTTACCGTTCCATTTTCCTGTAACATAAAGATGAAGTATGGCAGCGTATATAAACCATGTTATAAGGGTTAAAACCTGTTTCGGGTCCCAGCTCCAGTAAGTTCCAAACAGCTTTGCTGACCAGATTGCACCGGTAAACATGGATATAGTGATAAACATAAATCCAAAAGATATACTGCTGTAAATAATATTTTCAAGTAGTTTTAGAGATGGTATTTTATGATAAAAGACGGAAAATTTCTTCTTTTTAAGCTGTCTTTCAAGGATTATATAAAGGATGGATACGATTGTTGAAAACATAAAGGCAGCATAACCGGTAAGGGCACTGAAAATGTGTATGGTTCCTATTATACCTATCGGAAACATATCTTTTGGGATACCTTTACTGAACGTTGCTATTCCGGCAAAAAGGGCTGCCCAGGGAGTTAAAAATGCTCCAGATATATGAAGTTTATATTTTGTTGAAAAGTATAAGAAAACGGAAATTGTTGAAATTGAGAGTAAAGCAAAAACTCCTTTAGGTGTGAAAAGCACGGCAGTTCCTTTGGTATAGATAAGAGCTGTTAAAAACAGAAGATTTGTTAAAAATCCTATTCTGCTTGCATAGAGCCCAACAGTTGCTATTTTGTCTTTTTTTGTAATAAGAAAAAGAAGGTAGTGAAGTGTTGATAGAAGGTAAAGAATAAGTGTTGTAAAACCGAAACT
Encoded here:
- a CDS encoding cytochrome C assembly family protein, which encodes MTVNSFGFTTLILYLLSTLHYLLFLITKKDKIATVGLYASRIGFLTNLLFLTALIYTKGTAVLFTPKGVFALLSISTISVFLYFSTKYKLHISGAFLTPWAALFAGIATFSKGIPKDMFPIGIIGTIHIFSALTGYAAFMFSTIVSILYIILERQLKKKKFSVFYHKIPSLKLLENIIYSSISFGFMFITISMFTGAIWSAKLFGTYWSWDPKQVLTLITWFIYAAILHLYVTGKWNGKKLCYLSIGGTALVMINFIGVNIAFKGVHSF